The segment caaaaagatgtgatgtaagagaaaGATTATACGGAAATTTCGAatatcttgaaagtaaatcaacttaagattgaagtttatgaacattataatgaatatatcaaacaaaaagaCGTATTATGGtgtgtttgggtacctaagtttatatacccttaagggtatattcacttttcccatatatatatatatatatatatatatatatatatatatatatatatatatatatatatatatatatatatatatatatatatatatatatagagagagagagagagagagttaggttcaaatgttttcactatctattgtgtgcatatatgactgattctggaccaatcattttagttattttaagaaagtaattaatgcatattaaatgctgaagatgtaattaatacctgttatatcttcaacatgtaatatgcattaattactttcttaaaataactaaaatcatTAAACCTATGTAGTGAGTCGTGTACGTGGCGTGTTGAAATTAGGACCATACATTGGGCGACtatgattggtccaaaatcagtcatacatacacacaatagatagtgaaaacaaaataacctaactatatatatatatatatatatatatatatatatatattatatatatatatatatatatatatatatagaacttaACGTAGAAAGGACGACTTAACTGTTATTTTCTGATGGAAACACAATTCACGACTACAAATGATTTACAACTTTTTAAAAAGTccgtaaaaattataaaaaaatctaaaataagttttcaaaaaaaGTTTGTAAAAAATGTTTCTATAATTGTATAAAATATGTTTGTAAAAAGTTTGTAGTATAATATTTTttagttgaaaaaaaaattcttacaTGTTAGGTGTTTTGCATAGCCAACCCATACAGATTTTCCACATTTAAGATGTAACATTTCACAAATTTGTCTTGGGCCGATGGGTGTACCCTCTCGTCATCTCATTTTTTGTCTGTCACCTCATCGTCACGTCATTTTTCCATCATCATCTCAACTCTCACTAGTAGAAAATTATCACATATCACTTCACTCAAAATATACAGCAATAGATGTTGATGTACAAtatcaagaatcatataaaaagAGATAGAGAAGAGAAGTAGATGCATCAAAATGGTCCTGCACGGGGAGGATCACCACACCACCACACACCATGCCGTGGTGAAACCTCACCTCACTGTAGTGTGTGGTGTTGGTACTCCTACCGACGTTATTGTTGCTTGATAGgcttttaaattttcaattaagatattggctccaaaattttcaaattaatttgTCTCTTAATCGTTCAACAACCTTCTAATTTTTAAGATAAATtgtatttgaataaaaaaaaaatgtttcgaAAATAAATCTAATTTTCAAGCAAacatttttctttcttctttttctattTGACATGACAAGCTCCCCTTAATATATTTTTTACTTATCACCAAGGCATATCATCATTTTCTTAAATCCACACAAAATTTGGACAAAAAAAAAGGAAACAAGCCTAAGAACCATCAATTTGGGTGTCTCTAAATGATTATCCATATTTTAATATAACCTTTACAACCACATCCATAACTCACTACAACATTTAAGTTCACATACACAATCTCTCTTAAGTTATTTGGTTCAAAAATCAACCTTACATCAATCTACACACCCAATGACAAAATTAAAGGATCAATCAAACCAAATCAAATCTTCTTAGTTATCCGAATGCATCCCAAAATGCTCTTTCAATACATATTTAGATGTTTTTCCAAACCCTTTACCAATCACTTGCattgcaattatcttattaaaCTCAGTTTTTATCTCCTCCATTTTCTTGAAAACAGCATGGACTAAAGATGGGTCGGTTGATGGGGAACAATTGGCAAGTTTGCCCTTCTGTTTCTCAAGCTCTTTGTAAAGATCTAAAAGATGGGTTTTTTGAGCCGTGAGGGCGTTTTCGGCAATTTTATACTCGGTTTCTTGAGACTTTTTTAGTGAGGCGAGTGTTTTATTGATCTTTTTCTCGAGCTCCATGGATTCTATTCGGTAATCAAAATTTGTGAAGGAAATTTGTCGTTGTGAAGGAGCAAAATTTGAAACTTCAAATGTATCGGTTTCATATTGAGAAAGATCTCCTGAATGATGCAAAATTGAAGTTTTTATCAAAGAAAATAATGTTGTGAGATCATGATGTTTTCgagggtatttacgtcttttaCATAGACCTACTCTGTTCCACTTTTTTTGGTAGGAGAAAAAACTATGATTTTTTTAATGTTGACGAAAAGGATAAGGAGGGTGTTTACGTCTTTTGCACAGACAAGATATCAGAAGTGTCCTTGACCTACTTTTTTGTGTaggataaattataaaattacacCGGACAAGCTTTCTATGGTATTCCCAACGTTAAAGATGAGAAGGGTATTAATGTCTTTTGTACATACAAGAAATTGGAAGCAATAGGCTCATGggtttctattttatttataaataaagtaCATACAAGGCACCTGTGGTAACAGCTGACATGTCTTCTCGTTTCCATATATCTTCATGACTATTCCCTTCTTTAAGCTGACAACAACAAACATATACTttcaaataaatatttatttaaaaatagaaCATTATATTTTGAAAGATGTACTCAATTATAGCACTAGGTAGGTTTTTCAaagggttaatctcataaaaTACCTTATATTTTGTGCTTTTCCAGGTTTAAAccttaactttattttttttcatcaaaaagaccttgcattttttttttttcatttttccgaTCAGGCCCTTttagtcatttttctctaaacaaagttgtaaaatgtgagggtcttttcaagaaaaactaaaaaagtcgaggatttatttggaaacatttaGAAGGTTGAGGGTTTTTTTCGGAAAAGAAGACAAAGTTGAGGGTTTTTTCAGAAAAAAAGTCTTTctcatgaaaaaaataaaaaatgaggtttaatccggaaaaaacacaaaatataaggtcttttatgaaATTAACCTTTTTTCAATGATAacaaatatatatgaaaaaaatgaTAACAAAAGTAatatgctatttcttgcatttacagatttacccccaaaaaaaaaatttgataacaaatacatatatgaaagtaggttgctatttcttaCAAAATACCTTTGCAACAGCAGATTGAACATGATTGAACAGCTTCATAGCACTAGCTTTGGTGGATCCCctcaaaataataatacaaaGATTTAATATCTTCTGAACTTTATCACAATCACAAATACTCTCACAGCTCCTAAGAAGCTTCTCAACATGTGGGACCAGGTCAGTCCTGGCATCACACCGCCTGCATGAATACTCAGCATCCAGACCGATGGTCCCACCCACGGTCCCAGCCATGTAGGACCGCAGTCCACATTCTATGTGGCAAATGTGACCACAAATGAAGTCATGGCTCTGGTTCACCATGGCTTCACATTTTATGAAACTGTAGTCACTAATGGAGGAATTCACAGGTCTAGAACAAAGTATACAGCAACAATCATGGCAGAAATAAGGCTCTACACAACAGATGTCACATGGCATTGTGTAAGGGTATATTGGGTTGTTTGTTTCAAGTAGTCTTAGACTTGAGCAGTTTATGTTTCCCGCTTTACACCCTGCTGGATCGAATTGTTGATTGCTGATTGGATTTTCCATCATGATTTCTTTGTTTCCTGTATGATTTTGGTTGGGAATTTGATGTATGAGAATTGAGTTACAATTAATTTAGATAAGATTGAGTTACCTTTGATGTTTGCAGCTTGGATTTTCCAAGTGAAGGAAGAGAAGAACGCATTGATATCGATTCCTGGAAATGTTTCCATTAAATACCTTTCAAGTGAAGCTTTGCTAGCGAAACCTTTGCCACAAGTGACACCAGAGAAACCTACTAACTTATTTTCTTTGTGAAGGCGATCAGGGAGATAAAGATATCTGTCTATAAAGTgccctgaaactccaactctttTTCCCACTTTCCAACCCCATTTGTCACCAGGTAGAGGGAAATCTTCAGGGGCGTATGGCAAACCAATTCCTGAGCTATCGAACACCACAGCCATCTCATTTTCCTTTGATCCGGTGGTGCTTCCATCGCTTTCATGTGGAGGATCGATCTCCATAACAACTTAAAACTATTTTACTGTTAGCTTTTCTAAACGAATAGAATAGTGTTTGGGGGAAGGTGATGATTATGTATGTATGGATATACAACACCAGATGTACTTGCCTTGGAGTTGGATAAAAATCAACACAGGAAGAGAAAATAAGCACTGGAAGATGCTTCACTGGTAAGGATTTCGCAAGCGATAGCAGAATCGTCGACAGAAACcctaaaaattctcaaacttgaCAGATTTCACCGCGGCTAGGGTTTTACGATAACTGTAGCTTCGCAACAGCAGCGTCTTCCTTTTAGAGTCCCGGTGAGTTAGGATTGAGATGAAAGGTGACTGGAGTTTCGCGGCAAGAGGATTCGTCTCCAGAAGTTCACAATCAGTGGAGCTAGACACCAGGAGGATGCGAAAGCAGTCGCGCCGGATTTCGCAATTCTGAAGAGGGTTTGTGATGGTTCAGTGTTTGTGACGATGGATAGTGTTCATGTCACCGACCTGTCATGGCGATGGTAGTGGTGGCTACAATTTCTCGGCAGTGGATGGCGGCGAAGGTGGCTGGTGACACTGACGACGGTTTTGCTATGCTATTTATTGTACCCAACGATGCTTTCTATTTTGGTTTGGTTAaaaatcaaccgttttaatttgaaaaaagaaaaagttttcgCAATATTATCCGCTAACAAAATTAAAAAATGGTTTTCACAAATTTAAttgtttttccaaagtttttaaaAAGTTTTCACAAATTTATTTGTTTTTGACAAAACTTGGTCCATATATTACATAAATATATGGGTTaccttaaaaaaaattaaatataaatgtcaaaatatttaagaacttaaaatttataagaaaataatgaattattataatgaaaatatttttttatcttttaaatttaaacaaataatttaaataaagaaaaaaaaactaatgatcttcaattttgtgaatttttaaattaaaaggtaagtttattaataaaattgatatccatttattactacatttattgcaattattacattaaaatattatgtgaaatttaataaaatagaaaaactcataaaataacatatgaaaaaaaaattaactcaaaataaccacaaaatgatatttttacaaattgaatgagaatgtgacaagtggtaaaaaaaacattcatttattagagacgactagttgtgagacctatgtaagttaattaaaaaaattaaatataaagatctaaatatttgagaattttgaatttataagattatagaaaaataatgaattattataatagaaatgttttttatcttttaaatttaaacaaataatttaaataaataaacaaaaaaaactaatgaactttaattttgagaatttttaaattaaaatataagtttattaataacattgatattcatttattattactatatttattgcaattattacattaaaatattatttgaaatttaaaaaatagaaaaacttataaaatgacatgtggaaaaaagttaattcaaaataatcataaacgatatttgaaaaattaaatgagagtgtgacaagtgacaaaaaaacattcatttattagagtagatgttATTTATTTGGTCTcaatgattttaattttttttatatagttgGTTATTTACATGTGTAAAATAACATTTATATATcattttaaactttttataggTTATTAAAACTATTTTATTAAAAGTAGAATAAACTTTAAATAAAACCACATCACACCACACCACACCCCAACCTAAAACCTTTTTCTTTTCCAATGTAATTCCTACACCTCAAACCATCTCCAACAACCATTAGGTGTGACAAATGTGTCGTGTTCATTTTCTGTCAAAACTTAAACGAGTTGAGATAACTTGATCCTAATTCGATTATGTttaattttcgtgtcgtgtcgtgtcgtgttcacaAAATTCTTTTCGTATTGAGTTTGTGTCGGGTTGGCAAGTTTAGGATTTAGACTAGACTTTGTAAATATGTCGTGTTGTGGTAGATTAAAACACTAAATAAATTGAAAGTGTATGAGTTTAAGAGACGAAAAAGGGGCAAATACCATAAAGTCCTaacattttattattaaattGGGGAAAACCCTATAATTTAATTTTCGATAACTGTGGCCATTTTTATGTCGTTGAGCTATCGACTTAAGAATAATAGCCAGTTAACAAACGGTACCCTACCTCAACCAGTCACCTTTTACCTTGAAACACCCATTCATCACCTTTCTCTCCGTACATGTTCATCTTTTAGAACTCAAAAAGGGTTTTCATGTATACAAACGTTTGGGAAGAGGGGTTTGAAAAGGGATTGTGAAGAATCACCATTTTCACACGAGAAATTATTACTGAGGCACACTGCAAGTGCAAGGTACGTAGATTCAAACATGAAATTGAAGTGTATGTGGATTTTTTCCTCACGTCATTATCAATAAAAAGTTCTTTATTGTACATTGAGCAAATGGCCTCTGTTTCTGGTACTAATAAACACAAAGAATAACAACCTAAAACTAGTACTAAGAATGAGAAAGGCAAAGGACCTGAAAAGGTAAGCGTTCAAGACTCAGACTCAGATGATGAAGTTTTTTACTTCAATTTCTTGGATTTTTCACAAGAAACCTTCAAACCACCATCCAACCTCTGTAACAGCCCTTTTCTTAACTTTTTGTGTGATGAAAATATGTTAAAGAGGGGTATAGACGGGTCGGGGGATGATAATAATCAACGTAATGTAAATGAGGTTGAGCATGGCCACATACCATAGGTAAATGATGAAGAAATTGGTGTAGAGTTTAGGGTCCATGATCCAAACCAACTTTAGAGCGAAATGAGACCTGAATTGGGTTAGTGTTATGAGTCCCCTGCTTAACTTAGGTTTGCATTAACAAATTATGCAGTCTGTAATGGTTATGGTATTTACTTTGAGAAAGTGATAGACTTAGGGTAAATGCTATGTGTGACTACAATTCTAGTGATAAAAAGCCATGTCCTTTTAGGGTAGTAGCTGCTTGGAAGTATAATGAAAGGACTTTCCAAATTAAATCCATTGTTAAGACTCATCTTTGTGCTAGGAATTACAAGTTTGGTAGCTTAGTTACTTCTAACTGGTTAGCCAAGTACTACTTGCAAGATGTCATTAGAAAGCCCAAATGACATTAAATGAGATGAAAGAAGATGTTTTAAGGAGGGTTTTAGTGAATGTATCTAAGGGGCAATGTCAAAGAGCAAGTTCATAGGCTAGGGAGATAATATAAGGAAAGTTAGAGGAACACTATGTTAGGGTTTAGGACTATGCATATGAAATCCTCAGGTCTAATCTAAGGAGAACATGCACGGTTGGGGTAGATGTCAATCTTGGTGGAATAAACTATTTCAAGAGGTTCTATGTATGCTTCAAGGCTTTCAAGGATGgatggaaaaaaaaaagatgcaAAAAAGTGATAGGACTGGATGGATGTTTCTTGAAGGAGCAAGTAAAGGGTGAGCTATTGACTGCTATTGGTAGAGATTTAGACAATCATATCTACCCAATAGCTTGGGCAGTGGTTATAGTTGAGAATAAAGACAATTGGTCTTGGttaattgagttattggtggaTGATTTGGATCTTGGTGGCGGTAATGGGCTAGTTGTTATTTCAGACCAATACAATGTATGTATATTATACCTTCCAATAAAAAATTGTACAAATGTTTTACTTATTAATTTGTTATCATATTACAAGTACTATTGCAGGTTGTGGCACAATTCCTTCCACATGTTAAACACAGACAATGTGCAAGACATATATTTGCCAATTTTAGGAAAAGATACACAGGATTGGAACTAAAGAATCTATTTTAGAAGGCTACTAAAAGTACAATAGAAGGGGATTTTAAAGCAAGATCAAGAACATCACACTTTCAGGTTATACATATCTAATGGCAAGACAACCAGAAACTTGGTGCACGACCTTTTTTACTACAAGATTTGCATGCGAGGCTATAGAGAATGGCATTTCAGAATGCTTCAAATCTATGATAAAGCAAATGAGGAAGAAGCCTTTAGTTACAATGCTTGAAGAAATCAGGATTTACCTATGGAAAGGGTTTATCACCAAAGGTATTGTAACACcataattttcaaacaaaatttttattttaaaatcacataaatttcATCCACATTTCACAAAATCTCCAATTTTCAAATTATCAAAAACACATACTCATAACTGTTTgaataaaatccaggatcctcaaaaacataactccatctcatgtgtacaatcaagccggcgcattcccgcgatcctgagaagtacctaaaacacatatcacataacacggcaagcaagaagcttagtgagttccctaaaataccatacacgtctcattagcctctcatggccatATTTcgaataagaccct is part of the Lactuca sativa cultivar Salinas chromosome 7, Lsat_Salinas_v11, whole genome shotgun sequence genome and harbors:
- the LOC111898454 gene encoding protein OBERON 3, which gives rise to MEIDPPHESDGSTTGSKENEMAVVFDSSGIGLPYAPEDFPLPGDKWGWKVGKRVGVSGHFIDRYLYLPDRLHKENKLVGFSGVTCGKGFASKASLERYLMETFPGIDINAFFSSFTWKIQAANIKGNKEIMMENPISNQQFDPAGCKAGNINCSSLRLLETNNPIYPYTMPCDICCVEPYFCHDCCCILCSRPVNSSISDYSFIKCEAMVNQSHDFICGHICHIECGLRSYMAGTVGGTIGLDAEYSCRRCDARTDLVPHVEKLLRSCESICDCDKVQKILNLCIIILRGSTKASAMKLFNHVQSAVAKLKEGNSHEDIWKREDMSAVTTGDLSQYETDTFEVSNFAPSQRQISFTNFDYRIESMELEKKINKTLASLKKSQETEYKIAENALTAQKTHLLDLYKELEKQKGKLANCSPSTDPSLVHAVFKKMEEIKTEFNKIIAMQVIGKGFGKTSKYVLKEHFGMHSDN